A window from Hoeflea sp. IMCC20628 encodes these proteins:
- a CDS encoding biotin-dependent carboxyltransferase family protein, with the protein MSLKIVNPGLSTSIQDLGRPGYFHLGIPMGGAMDRFALRAANMLVGNPEGAAGLEAVFMGPVIEFDKTALVAVTGADLPVKVDGEPRAGWTAFIVKAGQTLSFDFLKSGARAYIAISGGIDTPEALGSRSTYPIGALGGINGRNIQAGDVLPIGEGDMIEEGQSVPVEMRRLPGTPAELRVLPGLYWHRLTEAAQDGFFEDDWAVALEADRMGYRFKGGRPLEFVAREQPFGAGADPSNIVDGCYSYGSIQVPGGLEPIVLHRDAVSGGGYFTLGAIISADMDLIGQLQPHTPVKFKKVEMAEATAARKARKKMLSDIRAHLG; encoded by the coding sequence GTCCTGGTTATTTCCACCTTGGCATCCCCATGGGCGGAGCCATGGATCGCTTCGCCCTGCGCGCGGCGAACATGCTGGTGGGCAACCCCGAAGGTGCTGCGGGTCTTGAAGCCGTGTTCATGGGGCCGGTGATCGAGTTTGACAAGACTGCACTGGTTGCGGTCACCGGCGCCGATCTGCCGGTCAAGGTTGATGGAGAGCCCCGCGCTGGCTGGACCGCCTTCATCGTCAAGGCAGGCCAGACGCTGAGCTTTGATTTCCTCAAATCCGGAGCGCGTGCCTATATTGCCATCAGCGGCGGCATCGATACGCCCGAGGCTTTGGGTAGCCGCTCCACCTATCCCATCGGAGCGCTGGGCGGCATCAACGGCCGCAACATTCAGGCAGGCGATGTGCTGCCGATCGGTGAGGGGGACATGATCGAAGAGGGCCAGAGCGTCCCTGTCGAGATGCGCCGCCTGCCTGGGACACCGGCAGAGCTACGGGTGCTGCCGGGGCTTTACTGGCACCGTTTGACCGAAGCTGCCCAGGATGGCTTTTTCGAAGATGACTGGGCTGTGGCGCTTGAGGCTGACCGCATGGGCTATCGCTTCAAGGGCGGTCGCCCGCTCGAGTTCGTTGCGCGTGAGCAACCCTTCGGCGCAGGTGCCGACCCTTCCAACATCGTTGACGGGTGCTACTCCTACGGCTCCATTCAGGTGCCGGGCGGGCTTGAGCCGATCGTGCTGCATCGCGACGCGGTCTCGGGTGGCGGTTATTTCACGTTAGGCGCCATCATCTCGGCCGACATGGATCTCATCGGGCAGTTGCAGCCGCACACGCCGGTGAAATTCAAAAAGGTCGAAATGGCTGAGGCCACCGCTGCGCGAAAGGCCCGAAAGAAGATGCTGTCGGATATCCGGGCGCATCTCGGCTGA
- a CDS encoding helix-turn-helix domain-containing protein has product MSESDVAARYSTAQTPRPERASHWGAIIADAYFPLNLQFRDPLRFNGRLSHLGLGSVGLSRLTSEPVQYERRQSHIKEASEEKYLVTIPKASAVEFCQMGKEVRCEPGGFIIERGDEPYLFKYERPNDLFVLKVSKSDLGDRVHHPDRFCARAFDATRGSARLFTSMVVHAQKNAQGAGHLAEATLGRQLLEFLALALTDDAPSGDTAASAVRIAHLERTDRFIHAHLEDPELSPEMIAAACGISKRYLHDLYRSKNATVSQKIRDDRLMAARDQLALGVTAPMSDIAYRFGFPDQANFSRLFKARFGTTPSAYRAGERR; this is encoded by the coding sequence ATGTCAGAGAGCGATGTCGCCGCGCGATATTCGACCGCGCAAACACCACGGCCAGAGCGCGCCAGTCATTGGGGCGCGATCATCGCTGACGCCTATTTCCCGCTCAACCTGCAATTTCGAGACCCCTTGCGTTTCAATGGCAGGCTCAGTCACCTTGGACTGGGCAGTGTGGGCCTGTCGCGGCTGACCTCGGAACCGGTGCAGTATGAACGCCGCCAGTCCCACATCAAGGAAGCCAGCGAGGAAAAATACCTGGTGACCATTCCAAAGGCTTCCGCCGTGGAATTTTGCCAGATGGGCAAGGAGGTGCGCTGTGAGCCGGGCGGCTTTATCATCGAGCGCGGCGACGAGCCCTATCTGTTCAAATATGAGCGGCCCAATGATTTGTTCGTGCTCAAGGTGAGCAAATCGGATTTGGGCGACCGGGTCCACCATCCTGACAGATTTTGCGCCCGCGCCTTTGACGCAACCCGAGGATCCGCCAGACTGTTCACTTCGATGGTCGTTCACGCGCAGAAGAATGCCCAGGGCGCGGGCCATCTGGCCGAGGCGACGCTGGGCCGGCAGCTGCTGGAATTCCTGGCGCTGGCGCTGACTGATGACGCCCCTTCGGGCGACACGGCGGCATCAGCCGTCCGCATCGCGCATCTGGAACGGACCGACCGTTTCATCCACGCGCACCTGGAAGACCCTGAGCTATCGCCCGAGATGATTGCCGCCGCCTGTGGCATTTCCAAGCGTTATCTGCACGACCTTTACCGCAGCAAGAATGCCACCGTGTCACAGAAAATCCGTGATGACCGGCTGATGGCTGCGCGCGATCAGCTGGCGCTTGGTGTCACGGCACCGATGTCCGACATTGCCTATCGCTTCGGCTTTCCCGATCAGGCAAATTTCTCGCGCCTGTTCAAGGCGAGGTTCGGCACCACGCCATCCGCCTACCGTGCTGGTGAGAGAAGGTAG